A stretch of Janibacter endophyticus DNA encodes these proteins:
- a CDS encoding purine-nucleoside phosphorylase → MHHDPDALSLDDPTTDPREVARAAAAVIAERTGVERHDVALVLGSGWGEAGDLVGETLTTIDNEDVPGFAKAAVVGHSGTMRSVAIGDTDRRALVYGTRTHFYEGRGVRAVVHAIRTAAAAGCSTIVLTNGCGGLRPEWAPGTPVLISDHINLTATSPLEGATFVDLTDLYSIRLRALAREVDPSLDEGVYVQFRGPHYETPAEVRMAGILGGDLVGMSTTLEAIAAREAGLEVLGISLVTNAAAGVSDAPLSHDEVVEAGRDAAARCGRLLADIVGRLCGA, encoded by the coding sequence GTGCACCACGACCCTGACGCCCTGAGCCTCGACGACCCCACGACCGACCCTCGCGAGGTCGCCCGCGCGGCCGCGGCAGTGATCGCCGAGCGGACCGGCGTCGAGCGCCACGACGTCGCACTCGTCCTTGGCTCCGGCTGGGGCGAGGCCGGCGACCTCGTCGGCGAGACGCTGACGACCATCGACAACGAGGACGTCCCGGGCTTCGCCAAGGCAGCGGTCGTCGGGCACTCGGGGACGATGCGCTCGGTGGCGATCGGCGACACCGACCGGCGGGCCCTCGTCTACGGGACCCGGACGCACTTCTACGAGGGCCGGGGCGTGCGCGCCGTCGTCCACGCGATCCGCACCGCGGCGGCGGCCGGCTGCTCCACCATCGTCCTCACCAACGGCTGCGGCGGGCTGCGCCCCGAGTGGGCGCCGGGCACCCCGGTGCTCATCAGCGACCACATCAACCTCACGGCGACCTCGCCGCTCGAGGGGGCGACCTTCGTCGACCTCACCGACCTGTACTCGATCCGGCTGCGCGCGCTCGCCCGGGAGGTCGACCCGAGCCTGGACGAAGGGGTGTACGTCCAGTTCCGCGGTCCCCACTACGAGACCCCGGCGGAGGTCCGCATGGCCGGGATCCTCGGCGGCGACCTCGTCGGCATGTCCACGACGCTCGAGGCGATCGCTGCCCGCGAGGCCGGCCTCGAGGTCCTCGGCATCTCGCTCGTGACCAACGCCGCAGCGGGCGTCAGCGACGCTCCCCTGTCCCACGACGAGGTCGTCGAGGCCGGCCGAGACGCCGCCGCCCGCTGCGGCCGACTGCTCGCCGACATCGTCGGCCGCCTCTGCGGAGCGTGA
- a CDS encoding phospho-sugar mutase: MSYTGRHGGEAPAADHTDLILAAREWAQDDPDPQTRDELLALVERVEGGGGGAEEAATELTDRFAGMLEFGTAGLRGAIGAGPNRMNRSVVIRAAAGLTANIAHHLDEVRAKGGDGTPFAPNDAPVVVVGYDARHRSDEFARDTAAVVTAAGGRAMVLPRVLPTPVLAFATPWCGADAGVMVTASHNPSQDNGYKVYLEDGSQIVPPVDGEIAARIAGIRSTSEVPLADDGWVTLGEEVIDAYLAAIASLVSPDSPRDVRIVHTALHGVGTDTVVAALTLTGFPEPELVEEQAEPDPDFPTVAFPNPEEDGALDLALEAARASGADVLIANDPDADRCAVAVPDATTEGGWRLLRGDELGVLLGSHLIMRGVPEGHAFACSIVSSRLLSRMAADAGIRHEETLTGFKWISKVDRLAYGYEEALGYCVAPQWVKDKDGVSAALLVAEHVAILKSHGRSLLDVLDDLHRAYGVHATDSFSVRVPRIEEVAPVMRRLRETPPTSIAGVPVARFDDLAAGDGGLPPTDGLRWYLEDGSRVIVRPSGTEPKLKVYLEAVEMPEPRDGGDGLAHARWVAGERLAALRKDLTALTAL; the protein is encoded by the coding sequence ATGAGCTACACCGGACGGCACGGCGGCGAGGCACCCGCCGCGGACCACACCGACCTGATCCTCGCCGCGCGGGAGTGGGCGCAGGACGACCCCGACCCGCAGACCCGGGACGAGCTGCTCGCCCTCGTCGAGCGGGTCGAAGGGGGCGGAGGCGGGGCCGAGGAGGCCGCGACCGAGCTGACCGACCGCTTCGCCGGGATGCTCGAGTTCGGGACCGCCGGGCTGCGTGGCGCCATCGGCGCCGGCCCGAACCGGATGAACCGCTCGGTCGTCATCCGGGCGGCCGCCGGGCTCACCGCCAACATCGCCCACCACCTCGACGAGGTGAGGGCGAAGGGAGGCGACGGCACCCCCTTCGCCCCGAACGACGCGCCGGTCGTCGTCGTCGGGTACGACGCCCGGCACCGATCCGACGAGTTCGCGCGGGACACCGCGGCGGTCGTGACGGCCGCCGGCGGGCGGGCGATGGTGCTGCCGCGGGTGCTGCCCACCCCGGTGCTCGCCTTCGCGACGCCGTGGTGCGGCGCGGACGCGGGTGTCATGGTCACCGCGAGCCACAACCCGTCGCAGGACAACGGCTACAAGGTCTACCTCGAGGACGGCAGCCAGATCGTCCCGCCCGTGGACGGCGAGATCGCCGCCCGGATCGCCGGGATCCGCAGCACCTCCGAGGTCCCGCTGGCCGACGACGGCTGGGTGACCCTCGGCGAGGAGGTCATCGACGCCTACCTCGCCGCGATCGCCTCCCTGGTCTCCCCCGACTCGCCCCGCGACGTCCGCATCGTCCACACCGCGCTGCACGGCGTCGGCACCGACACCGTCGTCGCCGCGCTGACGCTCACCGGCTTCCCCGAGCCCGAGCTCGTCGAGGAGCAGGCCGAGCCAGACCCGGACTTCCCGACCGTCGCCTTCCCCAACCCGGAGGAGGACGGCGCGCTCGATCTCGCGCTCGAGGCCGCGCGGGCGAGCGGCGCCGACGTGCTCATCGCCAACGACCCCGACGCCGACCGCTGCGCCGTCGCCGTGCCCGACGCGACGACCGAGGGCGGCTGGCGGCTGCTCCGCGGCGACGAGCTCGGCGTGCTGCTCGGCAGCCACCTCATCATGCGCGGGGTCCCCGAGGGCCACGCCTTCGCGTGCTCGATCGTCAGCTCGCGGCTGCTCTCCCGGATGGCTGCGGACGCGGGGATCCGGCACGAGGAGACCCTCACCGGGTTCAAGTGGATCAGCAAGGTCGACCGCCTCGCGTACGGCTACGAGGAGGCGCTCGGCTACTGCGTCGCGCCGCAGTGGGTCAAGGACAAGGACGGCGTGAGCGCCGCCCTGCTCGTCGCCGAGCACGTCGCGATCCTCAAGTCCCACGGGCGATCCCTGCTCGACGTGCTCGACGACCTGCACCGCGCCTACGGCGTGCACGCCACCGACTCCTTCTCCGTGCGCGTCCCGCGCATCGAGGAGGTCGCGCCGGTGATGCGCCGCCTGCGGGAGACCCCTCCGACGTCGATCGCGGGCGTGCCCGTCGCACGCTTCGACGACCTGGCCGCCGGTGACGGCGGGCTGCCACCCACCGACGGCCTGCGTTGGTACCTCGAGGACGGGTCGCGCGTCATCGTCCGTCCCTCCGGGACGGAGCCGAAGCTCAAGGTCTACCTCGAGGCGGTCGAGATGCCCGAGCCCCGCGACGGTGGCGACGGCCTCGCCCACGCCAGGTGGGTCGCCGGCGAGCGTCTCGCCGCGCTGCGCAAGGACCTCACGGCCCTCACCGCGCTGTGA
- a CDS encoding uridine kinase family protein, whose product MSGRAHPGGRHDEPARTGRVVILAGPSGSGKSRLAERLSQHCGWPIMRLDDFYHPFDHPGLPRSEALGIVDWDDPRSWDGAAAIAALTDLLVTGGCEAPVYDISTSSVVGRRELSCGEDDLVLAEGIFAAEIIADLRERGLLHSAWCVRHRSIVTFVLRLVRDLSERRKPPLTLIRRGLVLLRAEPGIVAAHVAKGARAGSPRTVERALSSVASQPAGRAVR is encoded by the coding sequence GTGAGCGGGCGAGCTCACCCCGGGGGCCGGCACGATGAGCCGGCCCGGACCGGGCGGGTCGTCATCCTCGCGGGCCCCTCTGGTAGCGGCAAGTCGCGCCTCGCCGAGCGGCTCAGCCAGCACTGCGGCTGGCCGATCATGCGGCTCGACGACTTCTACCACCCCTTCGACCACCCCGGGCTGCCGCGGAGCGAGGCGCTGGGCATCGTCGACTGGGACGACCCGCGGTCGTGGGACGGCGCGGCGGCGATAGCTGCGCTCACCGATCTGCTCGTGACGGGGGGCTGCGAGGCACCGGTCTACGACATCTCGACCTCGAGCGTCGTCGGCCGCCGCGAGCTCTCGTGCGGCGAGGACGATCTCGTCCTCGCGGAGGGGATCTTCGCAGCCGAGATCATCGCGGACCTGCGGGAGCGCGGGCTGCTCCACTCGGCATGGTGCGTGCGCCACCGGTCGATCGTGACCTTCGTGCTGCGCCTGGTCCGCGACCTCTCGGAGCGCCGCAAGCCCCCGCTGACGCTGATCCGCCGTGGGCTCGTGCTCCTGCGCGCGGAGCCCGGGATCGTCGCCGCTCACGTGGCGAAGGGTGCCCGCGCAGGGAGCCCCCGGACGGTCGAGCGGGCCCTCTCCTCGGTGGCGTCGCAGCCGGCCGGGAGGGCCGTACGCTAG
- the deoC gene encoding deoxyribose-phosphate aldolase yields MKAFTPGSTLTVQDVADLVDHALLKPELTPSEVAEVTKALAAQRIWSVCVRPSDVALARETIAAVEGSPTRVCTVIGFPHGTTSTAAKVAEARQALADGATELDMVLNIGRLRGGDVAAVRDDIAAVVEVGHEAGVIVKVIFETALLDEQQKIDACRASVDAGADFTKTSTGFAGGGATLPDVRLMRAHTPESMEVKASGGVRDIPTLLAMLAEGVTRIGTSSTQSLLAEAATAVDAGTLVVPEPGQDAAIPAPTGY; encoded by the coding sequence ATGAAGGCCTTCACCCCGGGGAGCACCCTTACCGTCCAGGACGTCGCCGACCTCGTCGACCACGCGCTCCTCAAGCCCGAGCTCACCCCTTCGGAGGTCGCAGAGGTGACGAAGGCCCTTGCGGCGCAGCGGATCTGGAGCGTGTGCGTGCGCCCGAGCGACGTCGCGCTGGCCCGGGAGACGATCGCCGCCGTCGAGGGATCGCCGACGCGGGTGTGCACGGTCATCGGGTTCCCCCACGGGACGACGTCGACGGCCGCCAAGGTCGCCGAGGCGCGGCAGGCTCTCGCCGACGGGGCGACCGAGCTCGACATGGTGCTCAACATCGGACGGCTGCGAGGCGGCGACGTCGCGGCGGTCCGCGACGACATCGCGGCGGTCGTCGAGGTCGGTCACGAGGCCGGGGTCATCGTCAAGGTGATCTTCGAGACCGCGCTGCTCGACGAGCAGCAGAAGATCGACGCCTGCCGGGCCAGCGTCGACGCGGGTGCGGACTTCACGAAGACCTCGACCGGCTTCGCCGGCGGCGGCGCGACCCTGCCCGACGTGCGGCTCATGCGTGCCCACACGCCGGAGTCGATGGAGGTCAAGGCCTCCGGCGGGGTCCGCGACATCCCGACGCTCCTGGCGATGCTCGCCGAGGGGGTCACGCGGATCGGCACGTCGAGCACGCAGAGCCTCCTCGCCGAGGCGGCCACGGCGGTCGACGCGGGCACGCTCGTCGTCCCCGAGCCCGGCCAGGACGCCGCCATCCCCGCCCCCACCGGCTACTAG
- a CDS encoding DUF559 domain-containing protein encodes MRNVDLTSLAGIAVFSTSQAVADGISNRTLHTLTARRRLTRLHHGWYTAVGIEDDEHRHRLSALAAVQLMDGRCVASHHSALVLHGLPVHQVDLRQVFLERSDGSHGRRRPGVVVRAGRSRRTKAAMEGWAKPIPTVSVADACVQSGALHGPMTGLVAADAALRRELCSIEELHAAAERAKGHAGIGGIRAMLRRADGRHETPGETVTAGVLRGTGMAFEPQVEIRTRAGTYFVDFLSEKLRLIVEFDGFEKYANVEDLVAEKIREDALRAKGYRIVRVIWRELFEEGAVAAKIRDVLA; translated from the coding sequence ATGCGCAACGTGGACCTCACCAGCCTTGCCGGGATCGCTGTCTTCAGCACCTCTCAGGCCGTGGCTGACGGCATCAGCAACCGCACCCTGCACACGCTCACCGCGCGTAGACGGCTCACCCGGCTCCATCACGGCTGGTACACCGCGGTCGGTATCGAGGACGACGAGCATCGCCACAGGCTCTCGGCGCTCGCCGCGGTGCAGCTCATGGACGGCCGCTGCGTCGCGTCGCACCACTCGGCTCTCGTCCTGCACGGCCTGCCCGTGCACCAGGTCGACCTGCGCCAGGTCTTCCTCGAGCGGAGCGACGGCTCGCACGGTCGCCGGCGCCCGGGGGTCGTCGTGCGTGCGGGACGCTCGCGCCGGACGAAGGCGGCCATGGAGGGATGGGCGAAACCCATCCCGACCGTCAGCGTGGCGGACGCATGCGTGCAGTCAGGGGCGCTCCATGGTCCGATGACAGGGCTCGTCGCCGCGGACGCGGCGCTGCGGCGCGAGCTGTGCAGCATCGAGGAGCTCCACGCGGCCGCCGAACGGGCGAAGGGGCACGCCGGCATCGGGGGGATCCGGGCGATGCTGCGCCGTGCGGACGGACGGCACGAGACGCCGGGTGAGACCGTCACTGCGGGGGTGCTGCGCGGGACGGGAATGGCCTTCGAGCCGCAGGTTGAGATCCGGACCCGCGCGGGTACGTACTTCGTGGACTTCCTCAGCGAGAAGCTGAGGCTGATCGTCGAGTTCGACGGCTTCGAGAAGTACGCCAACGTCGAGGACCTCGTCGCTGAGAAGATCCGCGAGGACGCGCTGCGGGCCAAGGGGTACCGGATCGTCCGGGTCATCTGGCGAGAGCTCTTCGAGGAGGGGGCTGTCGCGGCGAAGATCCGCGACGTGCTGGCCTGA
- a CDS encoding adenosine deaminase has product MTREIIAGLPKALLHDHLDGGVRPETVLELADEIGHELPVNGSVEELAAWFRDSADSGSLVRYLETFAHTVAVMQTPDHLYRVAKECVLDLAADGVVYAESRYAPEQHLERGMALDEVVEAVNAGFRDGERMAADAGQPIVVRALLTAMRHAARSREIAELAVRYRDAGVAGFDIAGAEAGFPPSRHMAAFEYLKAENAHFTIHAGEAFGLPSIWEALQVCGADRLGHGVRIVDDIGFGDGTVTDDPAGANLAALSDPTSLRLGRLAAYVRDTRVPLEMCPHSNVQTGAAPSIAAHPITALARLRYRVTVNTDNRLMSGTSMTQEMSALVEQAGWTIDDLRWVTTNAMKSAFLPFDERLALIEETIKPAYAAAGARR; this is encoded by the coding sequence CTGACCCGCGAGATCATCGCCGGCCTGCCCAAGGCGCTGCTGCACGACCACCTCGACGGCGGCGTCCGTCCGGAGACCGTCCTCGAGCTCGCCGACGAGATCGGCCACGAGCTGCCCGTCAACGGGAGCGTCGAGGAGCTGGCGGCGTGGTTCCGTGACAGCGCCGACTCGGGGTCGCTCGTGCGCTACCTCGAGACCTTCGCCCACACGGTCGCCGTGATGCAGACCCCCGACCACCTCTACCGGGTGGCCAAGGAGTGCGTCCTCGACCTGGCGGCCGACGGCGTCGTCTATGCCGAGTCGCGGTACGCGCCGGAGCAGCACCTCGAGCGCGGGATGGCGCTCGACGAGGTCGTCGAGGCGGTCAACGCGGGTTTCCGCGACGGCGAGCGGATGGCTGCCGACGCGGGACAGCCGATCGTCGTGCGGGCGCTGCTCACGGCGATGCGGCACGCCGCGCGCTCGCGGGAGATCGCCGAGCTCGCGGTGCGCTACCGCGACGCCGGGGTCGCGGGCTTCGACATCGCCGGGGCCGAGGCGGGCTTCCCGCCGAGCCGGCACATGGCGGCCTTCGAGTACCTCAAGGCGGAGAACGCGCACTTCACGATCCACGCGGGCGAGGCCTTCGGGCTGCCGTCGATCTGGGAGGCGCTGCAGGTGTGCGGCGCCGACCGGCTCGGTCATGGTGTGCGGATCGTCGACGACATCGGCTTCGGCGACGGGACGGTCACCGACGACCCGGCGGGGGCCAACCTCGCAGCGCTGTCGGACCCGACCTCCCTTCGCCTCGGGCGGCTGGCCGCCTACGTGCGCGACACCCGGGTCCCCCTCGAGATGTGCCCGCACAGCAACGTCCAGACCGGGGCGGCGCCGTCGATCGCCGCCCACCCGATCACCGCGCTCGCGCGGCTGCGCTACCGGGTCACGGTCAACACCGACAACCGGCTGATGTCCGGCACGTCGATGACCCAGGAGATGAGCGCGCTCGTCGAGCAGGCCGGCTGGACCATCGACGACCTGCGCTGGGTGACGACCAACGCGATGAAGTCGGCCTTCCTCCCCTTCGACGAGCGGCTCGCCCTCATCGAGGAGACGATCAAGCCCGCCTACGCCGCCGCCGGCGCCCGCCGCTGA
- a CDS encoding cupin domain-containing protein: MTDPGRTPSPVTVNDHPAIVDVPGGKVIAEHVGRVATGDTAMSIAHMKAPPGWDEPAQTPAFDEVTLVISGSVVVEHDDGRVEVTAGQSVRTRAGQRVRYSVGPDGAEYVAICAPAFDPETVNREDAS, encoded by the coding sequence ATGACCGACCCGGGCCGCACCCCTTCGCCGGTCACCGTCAACGACCACCCGGCGATCGTCGACGTGCCGGGCGGCAAGGTCATCGCCGAGCACGTCGGCAGGGTCGCCACCGGTGACACGGCGATGTCGATCGCGCACATGAAGGCCCCGCCGGGGTGGGACGAGCCGGCGCAGACGCCGGCCTTCGACGAGGTGACGCTGGTGATCTCCGGGAGCGTCGTCGTCGAGCACGACGACGGGCGGGTCGAGGTGACGGCCGGGCAGTCCGTGCGGACCCGGGCCGGGCAGCGGGTGCGCTACTCCGTCGGCCCGGACGGCGCGGAGTACGTCGCGATCTGCGCGCCGGCCTTCGACCCGGAGACCGTGAACCGCGAGGACGCGTCGTGA
- a CDS encoding thymidine phosphorylase, with translation MSEQHDAVDIIRAKRDRQTLTDEQIDWVIDAYTRGAVADEQMSALAMAILLNGMDRAEISRWTAAMIASGERMDFCSLSRPTADKHSTGGVGDKITLPLAPLVAVFDVAVPQLSGRGLGHTGGTLDKLEAIPGWRADLTSEAMLRQLDEVGAVICAAGSGLAPADKKLYALRDVTGTVEAIPLIASSIMSKKIAEGTGALVLDVKVGSGAFMKTEADARELAETMVALGTDAGVRTVALLTDMATPLGLTAGNGLEVRESVEVLAGGGPQDVVDLTVALAVEMLAGAGRAQDEGEVRAALVDGRAMDVWRRMIAAQGGDPDAPLPTARETETVLADTDGVLTALDAYAVGVAAWRLGAGRARKEDPVQAAAGVELHAKPGDRVSAGQPLMTLHTDTPERFARAREALAGGWQIGEAEQAGSRSVVLDRITAEEADR, from the coding sequence ATGAGCGAGCAGCACGACGCCGTCGACATCATCCGCGCCAAGCGTGACCGCCAGACCCTCACCGACGAGCAGATCGACTGGGTCATCGACGCGTACACGCGCGGGGCGGTGGCCGACGAGCAGATGTCCGCGCTGGCCATGGCGATCCTGCTCAACGGCATGGACCGCGCCGAGATCAGCCGATGGACCGCCGCGATGATCGCGTCGGGGGAGCGGATGGACTTCTGCTCGCTCTCCCGCCCGACGGCCGACAAGCACTCCACCGGCGGCGTCGGCGACAAGATCACGCTGCCGCTCGCCCCGCTCGTCGCGGTCTTCGACGTCGCCGTGCCCCAGCTCTCCGGGCGCGGCCTCGGCCACACGGGTGGCACGCTCGACAAGCTCGAGGCGATCCCCGGCTGGCGGGCCGACCTGACCAGCGAGGCGATGCTGCGCCAGCTCGACGAGGTCGGCGCGGTGATCTGCGCGGCCGGGTCCGGCCTGGCTCCCGCGGACAAGAAGCTCTACGCCCTGCGCGACGTCACCGGCACCGTCGAGGCGATCCCGCTCATCGCCAGCTCGATCATGAGCAAGAAGATCGCCGAGGGCACCGGCGCGCTCGTCCTCGACGTCAAGGTCGGCAGCGGGGCCTTCATGAAGACCGAGGCCGACGCCCGCGAGCTCGCCGAGACGATGGTCGCGCTCGGCACCGACGCGGGCGTGCGCACCGTCGCGCTGCTCACCGACATGGCGACCCCGCTCGGGCTCACCGCCGGCAACGGGCTCGAGGTCCGCGAGTCCGTCGAGGTGCTCGCCGGCGGCGGGCCGCAGGACGTCGTCGACCTCACCGTGGCCCTGGCCGTCGAGATGCTCGCGGGCGCCGGTCGGGCGCAGGACGAGGGGGAGGTCCGCGCGGCCCTCGTGGACGGCCGGGCGATGGACGTGTGGCGCCGGATGATCGCTGCGCAGGGTGGCGACCCCGATGCCCCGCTGCCGACCGCGCGCGAGACCGAGACGGTCCTCGCCGACACCGACGGGGTGCTCACCGCGCTCGACGCCTACGCCGTGGGGGTCGCGGCCTGGCGCCTCGGCGCCGGCCGGGCCCGCAAGGAGGACCCGGTGCAGGCCGCGGCCGGTGTCGAGCTGCACGCCAAGCCCGGTGACCGCGTGAGCGCCGGCCAGCCGCTGATGACCCTGCACACCGACACCCCGGAGCGCTTCGCGCGAGCCCGGGAAGCGCTGGCCGGGGGCTGGCAGATCGGGGAGGCCGAGCAGGCCGGATCTCGCTCCGTCGTCCTCGACCGGATCACCGCCGAGGAGGCCGACCGATGA
- a CDS encoding cytidine deaminase translates to MDPAITPSPESVPVDWAALRVAATEAMRRAYAPYSGYAVGVAGLVDDGRVVTGCNVENASYGIGLCAECGMVSQLALTGGGRLVAVSCVDAHGATIMPCGRCRQLIHEHGGDACLIETPAGVLSMADVLPQAFGPDDLEGARA, encoded by the coding sequence GTGGACCCAGCCATCACCCCTTCGCCCGAGTCCGTGCCGGTCGACTGGGCCGCCCTGCGGGTGGCCGCGACCGAGGCGATGCGCCGGGCGTACGCGCCCTACTCGGGGTACGCGGTCGGTGTCGCCGGGCTCGTCGACGACGGGCGGGTGGTCACCGGCTGCAACGTCGAGAACGCGAGCTACGGCATCGGGCTGTGCGCCGAGTGCGGCATGGTCAGCCAGCTCGCGCTCACCGGCGGGGGACGGCTCGTCGCGGTGTCCTGCGTCGACGCACACGGCGCCACGATCATGCCCTGCGGCCGGTGCCGACAGCTCATCCACGAGCACGGCGGCGACGCCTGCCTCATCGAGACGCCGGCCGGCGTCCTGAGCATGGCCGACGTGCTGCCGCAGGCGTTCGGCCCCGACGACCTCGAAGGAGCACGAGCATGA
- a CDS encoding ABC transporter permease, with the protein MSDTGLRVGAAASPEAPAEAPRRSRLPWWTSAAVVAGVLLVLAIVRVVTGVGEVSSSGTLGAALAWAMPIALAGLGGLWSERAGIVNIGLEGMMILGTWGAAFGAIHGGPWMGLVGAILGGVVGGIIHAIATVTFGVDHIVSGVALNIIALGAAAFLATRFFSELEGGGSTQSPPLPGLWRVPDNPVAGAFESVEQSDIFFVSEVGALLRALTVGVSILTIVGIGLFVASYWILWRTPFGLRLRSCGESPAAAESLGVNVYLYKFIAVIISGGLAGLGGGFLAMVASNHFREGQTGGRGYIGLAAMIFGNWRPGGLLAGSGLFGFMDALQLRGGGTALHALLLAIAILLLAFGLWQVLRSKRTVAGSITIGIAVVVFLGWVLFDTIPDDFTKFAPHLTTLLVLAFASQRLRMPAADGKVYRKGEGH; encoded by the coding sequence ATGAGCGACACAGGTCTGAGGGTCGGCGCTGCGGCATCCCCCGAGGCGCCCGCCGAGGCACCCAGGCGCTCCCGTCTGCCCTGGTGGACCTCCGCGGCCGTCGTCGCGGGCGTCCTCCTCGTCCTCGCGATCGTCCGCGTCGTCACCGGCGTCGGCGAGGTGAGCTCCTCCGGCACGCTCGGCGCCGCGCTCGCCTGGGCCATGCCCATCGCGCTCGCCGGTCTCGGCGGCCTCTGGTCCGAGCGGGCCGGCATCGTCAACATCGGTCTCGAGGGCATGATGATCCTCGGCACCTGGGGCGCCGCCTTCGGCGCCATCCACGGCGGGCCCTGGATGGGTCTGGTCGGCGCGATCCTCGGCGGTGTCGTCGGCGGCATCATCCACGCGATCGCCACGGTGACCTTCGGCGTCGACCACATCGTCTCCGGCGTGGCGCTCAACATCATCGCCCTCGGCGCCGCGGCCTTCCTCGCGACCCGCTTCTTCTCCGAGCTCGAGGGCGGCGGGTCGACCCAGTCGCCGCCGTTGCCCGGCCTGTGGCGCGTCCCGGACAACCCGGTCGCAGGTGCCTTCGAGTCCGTCGAGCAGTCCGACATCTTCTTCGTCTCCGAGGTCGGCGCGCTGCTGCGCGCCCTGACCGTCGGCGTCTCCATCCTGACGATCGTCGGCATCGGCCTCTTCGTCGCCAGCTACTGGATCCTGTGGCGGACCCCCTTCGGCCTGCGGCTGCGCTCGTGCGGCGAGTCGCCTGCCGCCGCCGAGTCCCTCGGCGTCAACGTCTACCTCTACAAGTTCATCGCCGTGATCATCTCCGGCGGGCTCGCCGGCCTCGGTGGTGGCTTCCTCGCGATGGTTGCCTCGAACCACTTCCGAGAGGGGCAGACCGGTGGCCGTGGCTACATCGGCCTCGCCGCGATGATCTTCGGCAACTGGCGGCCCGGCGGGCTGCTCGCCGGCTCCGGGCTCTTCGGCTTCATGGACGCGCTCCAGCTCCGTGGCGGCGGCACCGCCCTGCACGCGCTGCTGCTCGCCATCGCGATCCTCCTGCTGGCCTTCGGGCTCTGGCAGGTGCTGCGCTCGAAGCGCACCGTGGCCGGCAGCATCACGATCGGCATCGCCGTCGTCGTCTTCCTCGGCTGGGTCCTCTTCGACACCATCCCGGACGACTTCACGAAGTTCGCCCCGCACCTCACCACCCTGCTCGTCCTCGCCTTCGCCAGCCAACGGCTGCGGATGCCGGCGGCCGACGGCAAGGTCTACCGCAAGGGCGAGGGCCACTAG
- a CDS encoding ABC transporter permease produces MSRFNPRSLLLTLAAPVLALVVAFVVTSLILLAVGDPVGKVWETLLTPPRARAVVNIVNNGAVYYLSAIAVAIGFKMNLFNIGVDGQYRIATFAAAVFAGNGWLPGPLNILVALLVAMLAGGIWAGIAAWLKVKRGVSEVISTIMLNAISAGLVGWGLRQVGSRAEGGNTISTTEIPLSSQLEGLQIIPGAANRVYTLALLAIVVGLAYWFILNRTRFGFDLRATGQSETAAVASGVKVPRMVIGAMIASGAVAGLIGMPAFFGADHSYGLNFQGGIGFIGIGIALLGRNHPVGIAFAALLWAYLDRTSDALQLQAGVAPQLVFIIQGVILFAVVIAYEVIRRVDQRMEQTHVAKTLREASPVKEGVSA; encoded by the coding sequence ATGAGCCGCTTCAACCCGCGCAGCCTCCTGCTGACGCTGGCCGCTCCGGTGCTGGCGCTCGTCGTCGCCTTCGTCGTCACCTCGCTCATCCTGCTCGCCGTCGGCGACCCGGTCGGCAAGGTGTGGGAGACCCTGCTCACGCCGCCGCGGGCCCGTGCCGTGGTCAACATCGTCAACAACGGTGCCGTCTACTACCTCTCGGCGATCGCCGTGGCCATCGGCTTCAAGATGAACCTCTTCAACATCGGTGTCGACGGCCAGTACCGCATCGCGACCTTCGCCGCGGCGGTCTTCGCCGGGAACGGCTGGCTGCCAGGGCCGCTGAACATCCTCGTCGCCCTCCTCGTCGCCATGCTCGCCGGCGGCATCTGGGCCGGCATCGCCGCGTGGCTCAAGGTCAAGCGCGGTGTCTCCGAGGTCATCTCGACGATCATGCTCAACGCGATCTCCGCCGGTCTCGTCGGCTGGGGCCTGCGGCAAGTCGGCTCCCGCGCCGAGGGGGGCAACACGATCAGCACCACGGAGATCCCGCTGAGCTCCCAGCTCGAGGGCCTCCAGATCATCCCGGGGGCGGCCAACCGGGTCTACACCCTGGCCCTGCTCGCGATCGTCGTCGGCCTGGCCTACTGGTTCATCCTCAACCGCACCCGCTTCGGCTTCGACCTGCGGGCGACCGGACAGTCCGAGACCGCGGCCGTGGCCAGCGGCGTCAAGGTCCCGCGCATGGTCATCGGGGCGATGATCGCCTCCGGTGCCGTCGCCGGCCTCATCGGCATGCCGGCGTTCTTCGGCGCCGACCACTCCTACGGGCTGAACTTCCAGGGTGGCATCGGCTTCATCGGCATCGGGATCGCCCTGCTCGGCCGCAACCACCCCGTCGGCATCGCCTTCGCGGCGCTGCTCTGGGCCTACCTCGACCGGACCTCTGACGCCCTCCAGCTGCAGGCCGGTGTCGCACCGCAGCTCGTCTTCATCATCCAAGGTGTCATCCTCTTCGCCGTCGTCATCGCCTACGAGGTGATCCGGCGTGTCGACCAGCGCATGGAGCAGACCCACGTGGCCAAGACCCTTCGAGAAGCCAGCCCGGTCAAGGAAGGGGTGTCGGCATGA